From the genome of Labedella gwakjiensis:
GAGGGGAGAATAGGCGCCCATGCCTCCGGTGTTCGGACCGGTGTCGCCGTCTCCTGCGCGCTTGAAGTCCTGGGCGGGGGAGAGCGGGACCACGGTGTGGCCGTCGCTCACGAAGAAGAGGGAGACCTCCTGCCCGTCGAGGAACTCCTCCACCAGGACGCTCCCGGAGCCGAGGAAGGCGTGGGCGTGGGCGACCGCGGCGTCGCGATCCGACGTGACGATGACTCCCTTGCCGGCGGCGAGCCCATCGGCCTTCACCACGTACGGAGCCCCGAACTCGTCGAGGGCCGCTTCGACCTCGGCGGACGTGCCGGCGCGCACGGCGCGGCCCGTCGGCACGCCGGCTTCCTCCATCACGTGCTTCGCGAACGACTTCGATCCTTCGAGCGCGGCCGCCGCGCGGCCCGGACCGAACACGGGGATGCCCTGCTCGCGGAGCTCGTCGGCGACACCCGCGACGAGCGGCGCCTCCGGCCCGATGATCACGAGGTCGATACCGTGCGCGATCGCGTGGTTCGCCACCGCGACGGGATCGTTGGCATCGAGGTCGACGGTGCCGACGGCGCGACCGATCCCGGCGTTGCCGGGTGCCGCAGTGATCTCGTGTTGCTCGCCCTCCGACAGGAGCGAGAGGACGATGGCGTGCTCGCGGGCGCCGGAGCCGAGGACGAGGATCTTCACGGCCACTAGCCTATTGGTCATGGCACGAGCACGGATTCCCGACGGTGAGGGTCGTCGCGCCGTCGCCGACGCTCGCGGAGGCGACGCCGCGAAACCCGTCGTCGCGACCGCGGTGCGGTACACGCTGCAGCACCTCGGCGAGGTCGCGCCCGGACACACGGTGGAGGTCCGCGTTCCCCCGTACGCCGCGATCCAGTGCATCGAGGGACCTCGCCACACCCGGGGGACGCCGCCGAACGTGGTCGAGACCGACGCGCGCACGTGGCTCGCCCTCGCGAGCGGGGAACTGACGTGGGCCGACGCTCTCTCCTCCGGCACGGTGCACGCCTCGGGCTCTCGGGCGGACCTCACCGAGGTCCTTCCCCTCCGGTTCCCCGGCGGTCCGACTCGCTGAACCGGGTGCGCCGCGGGCCAGCCGCCGACCCGTCGCCGCAAAGAGGCGAGGTGGGGGAGAATGGGACGGTGACCTCCGACCAGCCCTCTCCCGTCGACCCGCAGGAACCGGCGCCCTCACGGGAGCGGGTCATCGTGCACCGCGCGCCGAAGATCTGGGGCTTCCTCGGGCTCGGCGCCATCCTCGGTGTGGTCGCGACCCTCGTGCTGACGCTGCTCTTCCGCCCCGCCGACGGTGCTGCCACGGTGACGGAGGACGGCACGGAGTTCGGCCTCTCGCAGGTCTTCGGTTTCCTGCTCGTCTGCCTCATCCCCCTCGGCGCGGCGCTCGGCGCCGTCGTCGCGATCGTTCTCGATCGGGTGCTGTCACGACGAGCCGTCGAGGTCGACGTCGAACGGATCGATGTCGCCACGCCGTCCGACACGTCGGACCCGACCGAGATTCCCTCCTCGACAGAAGCCCCCGAACCCACAGCTCCGCCCACGACACCGAACGAGGACACGGCCAGATCATGAGCTCAGCAGACACCTACCGCGACGCCGGAGTCGACACCGCGGCGGGAGACCGCGCCGTCGACCTCATGAAGGCCGCCGTCTCCGCGACGCACGGCCCGGAGGTCCTCGGCGGTGTCGGCGGCTTCGCCGGGCTCTTCGATGCCTCGGCCCTGACTCGGTACCGATCGCCGCTCCTCGCGACGTCGACTGACGGTGTCGGCACGAAGATCGCCCTCGCGCAGGCCGTCGACCGGCACGACACGATCGGGCAGGACCTCGTCGGCATGGTGGTCGACGACATCGTCGTGGTCGGCGCCAAGCCGCTCTTCATGACGGACTACATCGCGTGCGGCCGCGTCGTGCCCGAGCGGATCGCGTCCATCGTCACCGGCATCGCTCGCGCGTGCGAGGCCACGGGCACGGCCCTCGTCGGCGGGGAGACAGCCGAGCACCCCGGCCTCATGCAGCCGGACGACTACGACGTGGCCGGTGCGGCGACGGGCGTGGTCGAGGCTGACGCCGTGCTCGGCGCCGAGCGGGTACGCGACGGCGACGTCGTGCTGGCGCTCGAATCGTCCGGTCTCCACTCGAACGGCTTCTCCCTCGTGCGGCACATCCTCGCCTCGCGCGGAATCGGGCTCACGGAGCACTCGGACGACCTCGGTGGGGTCGTCGCCGAGGTTCTCCTCGAACCCACCCGCCTCTACACGGCACCACTGCTCGCCGTCCTCGGGGACGAGCGCACCTCCGGTGCCGTGCACTCGCTCTCCCACGTCACGGGCGGCGGGATCGCCGCCAACCTCGCCCGCGTCCTGCCGCGCGGATCGTGGGTGGAGGTGGACCGCTCCACGTGGTCGCCCGCACTGGTGTTCCGTGCGCTCAGCGGCCTCGCCGGCACGAGCCTCGAGAGCTCCGAGGGCACGTGGAATCTCGGCATCGGATTCTTCGCCGTCGTGGACGCCGCCTCCGCCGGTGCCGTCGCGGATCTCCTCACCGCCGGTGGCATCCCCACGTGGCCGGTCGGCACCGTCTCGACGACGCAGCGCGACCTCGCCGGGTTCGAGCAGGGTGCGAAGGGCGTCGACGGCGGAGCGGTGCGACTCGTCGGAGCCTACGCGGACTGATCCGTTCAGCCGGGCTCGTCGAGAGCACCATCGGAGGACCCGGACCTCGCGCGGTATGCGAGACTAGTGGGGTCCGCTCGGACACTTCCCAGATCCCCCAGGAGCCAGCGCCCAGCATGTGCGGCATCGTCGGAATCGTCTCGCATGAGCCGGTCAACCAGCAGGTCTATGACAGCCTCCTCCTCCTGCAGCACCGCGGCCAGGATTCCACCGGTATCGCGACGGTCGACGGCTCCACGGTGCACATCAAGAAGGCCAAGGGGCAGGTGCGGGAGGCATTCCGTACGCGCGACATGCGCTCCCTGCTCGGCACGGTCGGCCTCGGTCACGTGCGCTACGCCACCAAGGGTGATGCGGCCAACGAGCACGAGGCGCAGCCGTTCTACGTGAACGCCCCGTACGGCATCGTCCTCGTGCACAACGGCAACCTCACCAACACGCGCGAGCTCGCCGACGACCTGTTCCACGTCGACCGCCGTCACGTGAACTCCACGAGCGACACCGAGATGCTCCTCAACGTGCTCGCGACCGAGCTGCAGGGGCAGGTCTCCGGTCTTGATCTGGACCCCGACCAGGTGTTCGCCGCCGTCTCGCAGGTGCACGAGCGTGTCGAGGGCTCCTACGCGGCCATCGCGATGATCGCCGGACACGGACTGCTCGCCTTCCGCGACCCGTTCGGCATCCGCCCCCTGGTCCTCGGCCGTCGCGCCGCGGGGCTCGTGGGAGACGAGTGGATCGTCGCATCGGAGTCCCTCGTCCTCGAGGCGAGCGGATACGAGGTCGTCCGAGAGATCGCGCCGGGCGAGGCCGTCTTCATCGCGATGAACGGCGAGTTCTACTCGCGCCAGTGCGCGAAGGAGCCGCGACTCGTGCCGTGCTCGTTCGAGTACGTCTACCTGGCTCGCCCCGACTCCATCATGAACGGCATCTCCGTGTACGAGGCGCGACTGCGCCTCGGCAACCGCCTCGCCGACACGATCGCGAAGTACACGCCGGCCGGCGACATCGACGTGGTCATGCCGATCCCCGACTCCTCGCGCCCCGCCGCCATGCAGGTGGCCCAGAAACTCGGCGTCGAGTACCGCGAGGGCTTCTACAAGAACCGCTACGTCGGCCGCACCTTCATCATGCCCGGCCAGGCGGAGCGCAAGAAGAGCGTCCGGCAGAAGCTCAACGCGATGTCGAGCGAGTTCAAGGGCAAGAACATCCTCATCGTCGACGACTCGATCGTGCGCGGCACGACCTCCAAGGAGATCGTCGACATGGCGAGGATGGCCGGCGCGAACAAGGTCACCTTCACGTCGGCCGCGCCGCCCGTTCGCTACCCGCACGTGTACGGCATCAACATGCCGACGCGGCGCGAGCTGATCGCCGCCGGCCGGAAGATCCCCGAGATCGCCCGCGAGCTCGGCGCCGACCACCTCATCTATCAGGAGGTCGAGGACATGGAGTCCGCGATCATCGAGGGCTCGAACGTCACGAACCTCGAGATGAGCTGCTTCACGGGCGACTACGTCACGGGCACCGTCTCGCAGGAGTACCTCGACTGGGTGGAGCGCACGCAGCTCTCCTAGAGGAGGCGGTCAGCGGGCGAAGGGTCCGGACAGGACCGACCATTGCAGCAGCATGATGGTCTTGGCATCGATGATGCTCGAGCCGATCTCAGCGACCGCGTCGTCGACGTCCAGTTCGAGCACCTCGATGTCCTCGCCCTCCGCCTCGAGTCCGGCACGAGTGCCATCGAGCCCGCCCGCGACGTAGGGCGCGGCGAAGAAGTGCAGCCGCTCCGTCACGGATCCGGGGCTCATGTACGCGTCGAAGACGTGCTCCACCTCGCCGAGCACGACTCCGGTCTCCTCCTCGGCCTCGCGCCGGATGGCCGTCTCGGGTGAGTCGTCGTCGAGCAGGCCGGCCGCGGTCTCGACGAGCATGCCGTCGGGATGGCCGTTCACGTAGGCGGGGAAACGGAACTGCCGCGTGAGGAGCACGGTGCGCCGCTCGGCGTCGTAGAGCAGGATCGTCGCCCCGTTGCCGCGATCGTAGGTCTCGCGGCGCTGCGTGGTCCACTCTCCCGCCGCGTCCTGCACCTCGAGGGTGGTTGCTCGCGTGACGTGCCAGTCGGTCGAGAGGACCTCGACATCGACGATCCGGACCCGCGGGTTCCCTGAAAGGTCACGGCCGACGGCATCGAGACCGGTCCGTCCTCGGCCATCGGGTTCGTCGACTCCACGCATCGGCTCTCCATTCGTCGTCGGTCACGCCGGAACCCCCACTCAGTGGTCAGGCTCGATCGCAACGAATCGTATACCGTTGAGGGCATGGACGATCCACGAGCGTCCGACGGTCGGCTCCCCGCCGACGTCGCTCAGGACATCGAGGGGGGCGAGGATCCGCGTCATCCGCTCCGACGGCTGCTCGCGCGGTTGCGACGACGAATCGATAGGTATCCGCGTCTTCGCACGGTCTACCGGGTCGTCGTCGGGATCATCGGTGGAAGCGTCGCCGTTCTCGGACTGGCCCTCGTTCCGCTGCCGGGACCCGGGTGGCTCGTCGTGTTCCTCGGACTCGCGGTCCTCGGCACCGAGTTCGCATGGGCTCGTCGATCAGCGGCGAGACTCAAACGCCTGCTCGCCCGATTCTGGGCGTGGTGGCGAGCGCGTCGCGATCGCACGCGGACCAGCCCGGCCGACGGCGCAGGCTGACTCCAGGGAAGCGTGGGTTACGCGCGCTTCGACTCGTCCGAGCCGTCGGAGGCGTACTCCGACCACTTCGCGATCTCCTCGTCGGAGTATCCCTCATGGGCGTGGCCCGTGAGTTCGCGTTCGAGCGCATCGTAGTTCACATCGGGGCTGTAGGACTTGAGCTCCCGTGCGATCTTCGTGTGCTTTGCCTTCTGACGGCCACGCCCCATGCGAGACCCCCTTACGATTCGGTGACCGGCCCACGATGCGGGAATCGACTGGACCCGGGAGGATCGACCGTACGGACGTGCCGTGCGGAGCATGCTCTGCGGGTCAGGGATTCTCGATGTGGCGAACCGGCGGTTTCACTAACCAGAGAACGACTAAGACTGCCTCTGAGTCTACCACGGCGCCTCTCCCGTCGTCGCCGTCGCCGCGCGGGGCCCGGCCCGTGCGGTCGAGCGCCGAATGCGTACAATGAGGGCGACCGCCGTCGTGTGACCGTACACATCGACCCTGATTCTTGGAGCGCGCAATGCCGCCGGAAGCTGGAAAGGGGCGCGCTCCCAACATCCGAGACGTCGCAGCGCTCGCGGGGGTGTCGTACCAGACCGTATCGCGCGTGCTCAACGACAGCGAGAAGATCCGGCCGGAGACGAAGCGGCGTGTTCTCGCGGCGATCGAGGAGAGCGGTTTCCGCCCCAACCAGGCGGCACGTGCCCTGGTCACGAGCAAGTCGGGCACGATCGGGGTGCTCTCGACCCATCAGTACGCGCACTACGGTCCGCAGACGATGGTCCACGCGATGGAGGTCGCCGCCGATCTCGCCGGCTATCGCCTGGCCCTCGTCACGACGGGGTCGACCCCGGAGACGATCGTCGAGGCGCTCGACCGCCTCGTGCGGCAGGCCGTCGAGGCTCTCATCGTGGTGGCCCCGAAGGTGAGCGTCTTCGAGGCCATCGAGGACAGCTCGCTCGATCTCCCGCTCGTCACACTCGACTCGTCGATCCACAACAAGAGGCCCGGTCGTGCGCACAGCTTCGCCGTCGACCAGTACGAGGGCGCGCGGATGGCGACGCGCCACCTCATCGAGCTGGGTCACCGATCGATCATCCACCTCGCGGGTCCGCAGGACTGGATCGAGGCGGACGAGCGCATGCAGGGCTTCCTCTTCGAGCTCAGCGAGAACGACCTGCCGGTGCGCGCCCCCATCCTCGGGGAGCTGTCGGCGGACTTCGGCTATCGCGCCGGACTCGAGCTCGTGCGGCGGAGGGACTTCTCGGCGGTCTTCGCAGCGAACGATCAGATGGCGCTCGGACTGCTCCACGCGTTCCGCGACGAGGGTCTGTCGGTGCCCCACGACGTGAGCGTCGTGGGGTTCGACGACATCCCCGACGCCGCGCACTACCTGCCCCCTCTCACGACGGTGCGCCAGGACTTCGCCGCCGTCGGCCGCCGGGCGGTCGAGCTCGTGATCCGCGAACTCGATTCCGGAGGCTCCGGCGGCGTCGAGTTCATCAGCCCGACTCTCATGGTGCGCGAGTCGACCTCCCCGCCACCCGCGCACTGGCGTTGACGCGGCCCGTCGAGGCTCCAGGTCACGGTCCGGAAACGGTCTCGCGATGGATGCGTTCGTCCGGTTGACATGGTGTCATCGCAGGCCTATCGTGATCGCGGGCGTGTGAACGGTCACATTCTGACCGCTCTCGCCCGAGTAGTTGACGGACCGACCGGCCCGCCACGACAACGACGTCCCAGTGGAGGCTGTGAATGCGAACCCGTCGCGCCGAGACCCGACCCCGTCGGGAGGTGCTCTCGCATGGTCGATGAACCCGTGATCCTCGAGATGCGCTCGATCACCAAGGAATTCCCCGGTGTCAAAGCGCTGTCCGACGTATCCATCGCCGTCCGCGCCGGTGAGATCCACGCCATCTGCGGCGAGAACGGCGCGGGCAAGTCCACGCTCATGAAGGTGCTGTCCGGCGTCTACCCCTTCGGCACGTACGAGGGCGACATCGTGTTCCAGGCGCAGGAGGTCCGCTTCAAGGACATCCGCTCGAGCGAGGCCGCCGGCATCGTCATCATCCACCAGGAGCTCGCGCTCATCCCCGAGCTGTCGATCACCGAGAACATCTTCCTCGGCAACGAGCCCGGCCGCGGGGGAGTGATCAACTGGAAGGAGGCGAAGAAGCGCGCCATCCAGCTGCTCGCCCGTGTCGGCCTCCGCGACGACCCCGACACGCTCGTGAAGGACATCGGCGTCGGCAAGCAGCAGCTCGTCGAGATCGCGAAGGCGCTCAACAAGGACGTCAAACTGCTCATCCTCGACGAGCCCACCGCGGCCCTCAACGAGAACGACTCGCAGCACCTCCTCGACCTCATCCTCGGCCTCAAGGGCAAGGGGATCGCGTCGATCATGATCTCCCACAAGCTCAACGAGATCGAGCGGATCGCCGACTCCATCACGATCATCCGCGACGGCAAGACGATCGAGACGCTCGACGTTCGCGGCGGCGACGTGAACGAGGACCGCATCATCCGCGGCATGGTCGGGCGGAGCCTGCAGTCGCGCTTCCCCGACCGCACCCCGCACGTCGGCGAGGTCCTCTTCGAGGTGCGCGACTGGACCGTGCAGCACCCGCTCGTCCCGGAGCGTCTCGTGTGCCGGAACGAGAGCTTCACGGTGCGCAAGGGCGAGATCGTCGGTTTCGCGGGCCTCATGGGCGCCGGCCGCACGGAGCTCGCGATGAGCATCTTCGGCCGCTCCTACGGCAACTTCGTGTCCGGTCAGGTGTTCAAGGAGGGTCGGGAGATCCAGCTCCGCAACGTGAGCGAGGCCATCGATCACGGTCTCGCCTACGTGAGCGAGGACCGGAAGTCGCTCGGCCTCAACCTGCTCGACGACATCAAGCGCAGCGTCGTGTCGGCGAAGCTCTCGAAGATCTCGCGCGGCCAGGTCGTCGACGACTTCAAGGAGCACTCGATCGCCGACGACTACCGCAAGAGCCTCCGGATCAAGACTCCGACGGTCGACGAAGGGGTGTCGAAGCTCTCGGGCGGCAACCAGCAGAAGGTCGTCCTCGCGAAGTGGATGTTCACCGACCCCGACCTACTGATCCTCGACGAGCCCACCCGCGGCATCGATGTCGGCGCGAAGTTCGAGATCTACGGCATCATCCAGCAGCTCGCGGCTCAGGGGAAGGGCGTCATCGTCATCTCCTCGGAGCTCCCCGAGCTCATCGGCCTCTCAGACCGGATCTACACGATCTTCGAGGGTCAGATCACCAACGAATTCACGGCGGCGGAAGCCGAGCCGGAGACGCTCATGAAGAGCATGACCTCCACGAACAAGAAAGCTGCAGCAGCATGAGCGGATTCTCCGACGTCAAGAAGATCTTCGGGGGCGGCACGACGTCGACCGCCCGCCAGTTCGGCATCCTCGCGAGCCTCGTCGTCATCATCGTGGGCTTCCAGATCGGCACCAACGGTCTGACGCTCACCCCTGGCAACCTCATCGCCGTCGTCAACCAGTACTCCTACATCCTGATCCTCGCGATCGGCATGGTGATGGTGATCATCGCCGGTCACATCGACCTGTCTGTCGGGTCCGTCGCCGCGTTCACCGGCATCGTGGTAGCGAAGGCCATGGCGGACTTCGACCTCCCCTGGCCGCTCGCGATCGTCCTCGGACTCGTCGTCGCGGCGCTCATCGGAGCGTGGCAGGGCTTCTGGGTGGCGTACGTCGGAGTGCCGGCGTTCATCGTGACCCTCGCGGGCATGCTCATCTTCCGCGGTGGCAACCAGGCGATCGGTGCGGCGACGGCCGTGACGGTGCCTGAGGGCTTCACCGTGATCGGCGCGGGTTACCTCCCCGAGGTCGGGCCGATCACGGGCTACAACAACCTCACGCTCGTGCTCGGTTTCCTCGCCGTCATCGCGATCGCCTGGCGCGAGTGGCGAGCGCGCCGCACGCAGGCCGAGATGGGCTCGGAGATGGCTCCCGTCTGGGTGTCGGTCGTCCGCGTCGTCATCCTCGGTGCGATCGTGCTCTACGCGGCCTTCCTCTTCGCCGGTGGTCGTGAGGGGACGAGCATCCCGGTCTCGGGACTCATCCTCATCACCCTCGTCCTGGCCTACGGGTTCCTCACGCGCAACACCATCATCGGTCGCCACATCTACGCGGTCGGCGGCAACTCGCACGCCGCCGAGCTCTCGGGCGTCAAGTCGAAGCGGGTCAACTTCTTCGTCATGATGAACATGTCGGTCCTGGCGGGCCTCGCCGGCATGATCTTCATCGCCCGGGCCGGTGCCTCCGGCGGCCAGGACGGAAACGGCTGGGAGCTCGACGCGATCGCCGCGGCCTTCATCGGTGGAACCGCCGTCGCGGGCGGTGTCGGCACCGTCATCGGCGCCATCATCGGTGGTCTCGTGATGGCCTTCCTCAACAACGGCCTGCAGCTCGTCGGCGCCGGCGCCGACCTCGTGCAGATCATCAAGGGCCTCGTGCTCCTCCTCGCCGTCGCCGTCGACGTCTACAACAAGACCCAGGGTCGGTTCTCGATCATCGGACTCTTCACGTCGAAGCGGAACAGCGGCCCGACCGACCAGTCCCCGACGCCCACGACCGGAACGCCCGACACGGCGAAGCCCGGCGCGGTCACCGTCAACAAATAGACCTGCTCACTCCCCAACAACCCCGAACACCCAACAGAAAGTGAACACAATGCGCAGATCAGCACTCGCAACCGTGGCTCTCGCCTCGGCTGCTGCGCTCGTCCTGGCCGGCTGCTCCAGCCGTACGGACGACTCCGCCGGCGGCTCCAGCGATGCAGCTGGATTCGCGGCGGACTCCCTCGTCGGCGTCGCGCTCCCCGCGAAGACGTCGGAGAACTGGGTCCTCGCCGGTGACCTCTTCACCGACGGGCTCGCCGAGGCGGGCTTCGAGTCCGACGTGCAGTACGCGGCTGCGAGCGGCACGGTCGCCGACCAGCAGTCGCAGATCCAGTCGATGATCACGAAGGGCGCCAAGGTCATCATCATCGGTGCTGCCGACGGCTCGCAGTTGAGCACGCAGGTCGCCGCGGCGCACGAGGCCGGAGCCGTCGTCATCGCGTACGACCGCCTCATCCTCAACACGCCGGACCTCGACTACTACGTCGCGTACGACAACGCCGAGGTCGGCCGTCTCCAGGGACAGGCTCTCCTCGACGGCATGAAGGCGAAGGGCGACGGTCCGTACACGATCGAGCTCTTCTCCGGCTCGCCCGACGACGCCAACTCGAAGGTCTTCTTCGACGGCGCCATGGAGGTCCTCCAGCCGGCGATCGACAGCGGCGACGTCGTCGTCGGTTCCGGCCAGACGGACATCCAGCAGACCGCCACGCAGGGCTGGGAAGCCGAGAACGCCCAGAGCCGCATGGACTCGCTCCTCACGAGCACCTACTCGGGCGACAAGAAGCTCGACGGCGTCCTCTCCCCGAACGACAACCTCGCTCGCGCGATCATCACGTCGATCAAGGCCGACGGCCGCGACATCCCGATCGTGACCGGTCAGGACTCCGAGGTCGACTCGGTCAAGTCGATCATGGCGGGCGAGCAGTACTCCACCATCAACAAGGACACCCGTGCGCTCGTCGCCCAGGCGATCACGATGGCCGAGCAGCTCCAGAAGGGCGAGGACGTCGACGTCAACGACACCGAGTCCTACGACAACGGCGAGAAGGTCGTCCCCTCGTTCCTCCTGCCCCCCGTCATCGTGACGAAGGAGAACGCGGCCGAGGCCTACGCGAACGACCCGACCCTCGGGCCGCTCACCGAAGGCTGATTCTCAGCGTCGCAGCAGTACACCCGCGAACGGGCGGGCCGGAGCGATCCGGTCCGCCCGTTCCGTCGTGCCGTGTTGTCCACAGGCCCCGATCGCGTGTCGCCCATCGCCCCGTAAAGTGAGTGAACATCACTTTCTCTGCGAGTCCCCGGCTGGGCTCGTCTGTGACTCCGGGGGGATCACGTGGCACACACTCATGCCGTCGCGCGGGGGCGCGACGATTCGGACCAACCGATTCGAAGGCGCGCTCGGTGGACGCTCGCCGCGTCTGCATCGATCGCGCTCGTCTCGGGTCTGCTCGCCACGAGTCCGGCGCTCGCCGACTCGAAGCCCTCGGATCCGGCCGACCCGAAGACGCCGGAGACGGTGTCTGCCGACGTCCTCGCTACTCCCCAGATAGACGGTGTCGTGTGGGACCAGCTCGTCGTGGGCAACACGGTCTATGTCGGTGGCAAGTTCACGACGGCTCGTCCGGCGGGATCCGCTGCGGGCAAGAACACGGTCACCCGGTCGAACCTGTTGGCCTACAACCTCACGACGGGTGAGCTGCAGGCGTTCGCTCCGGCGTTCAACCAGCAGGTCAGAACCCTCGCCGTGTCGCCGGACAAGAAGACCCTCTACGTCGGCGGCGCGTTCACGACTGTGACGCCGGCGGGCGGAGCCGCGGCGACGCGGAACCGGATCGCGGCCTTCACGATCGGCTCCGGTGCTCTCGTCGCAGGCTTCGCCCCCAGTCTCAACGGCGAGGTCACGACCATCGCCGCCACGTCGTCGTCCGTCTACGCCGGTGGTGCGTTCAGCAGCGCGCAGAAGACGGCGAGAGCGGGTCTCGCCGCGTTCGCACCCACGAATGCTGCCCTGCAGAAGTGGGCGCCGTCGCCGTCGGGTGGAAGCCCACGAGCCCTCGTCGTGTCGCCGGATGCCAAGAAGGTCGTCGTGGGCGGCAGCTTCACGACCCTCAACGGCTCGTCCGATCCCGGCTTCGGTCTCGGCGCCGTCACGGCGGACACGGGCACCCTTCTTCCCTGGAAGGTCAATTCCGTCATCCGGAACGGCGGATCGGGGGCTGCCGTGTACTCGTTGTCCTCCGACGCGGACAACGTGTACGCCACCGCATTCAGCTACAAGGCGGCGATCCAGTCG
Proteins encoded in this window:
- the purD gene encoding phosphoribosylamine--glycine ligase, whose product is MKILVLGSGAREHAIVLSLLSEGEQHEITAAPGNAGIGRAVGTVDLDANDPVAVANHAIAHGIDLVIIGPEAPLVAGVADELREQGIPVFGPGRAAAALEGSKSFAKHVMEEAGVPTGRAVRAGTSAEVEAALDEFGAPYVVKADGLAAGKGVIVTSDRDAAVAHAHAFLGSGSVLVEEFLDGQEVSLFFVSDGHTVVPLSPAQDFKRAGDGDTGPNTGGMGAYSPLPWLDGAFDSEADFVAEVTETVARPVIRRLAEEQTPFVGLLYAGLILTSKREGDSDRGIRVIEFNARFGDPETQVVLPRLATPLSELLFAAATGTLDRVEPPRFTDTVAVTVVLASENYPAAPVTGRVISGVDAADAVDGVHVAHAATAVRDGELVATGGRVLSVVAVGSDFTEARARAYTAISAIGLEGSHHRSDIAARVAD
- a CDS encoding sterol carrier family protein, translated to MARARIPDGEGRRAVADARGGDAAKPVVATAVRYTLQHLGEVAPGHTVEVRVPPYAAIQCIEGPRHTRGTPPNVVETDARTWLALASGELTWADALSSGTVHASGSRADLTEVLPLRFPGGPTR
- a CDS encoding DUF1206 domain-containing protein, whose amino-acid sequence is MTSDQPSPVDPQEPAPSRERVIVHRAPKIWGFLGLGAILGVVATLVLTLLFRPADGAATVTEDGTEFGLSQVFGFLLVCLIPLGAALGAVVAIVLDRVLSRRAVEVDVERIDVATPSDTSDPTEIPSSTEAPEPTAPPTTPNEDTARS
- the purM gene encoding phosphoribosylformylglycinamidine cyclo-ligase — translated: MSSADTYRDAGVDTAAGDRAVDLMKAAVSATHGPEVLGGVGGFAGLFDASALTRYRSPLLATSTDGVGTKIALAQAVDRHDTIGQDLVGMVVDDIVVVGAKPLFMTDYIACGRVVPERIASIVTGIARACEATGTALVGGETAEHPGLMQPDDYDVAGAATGVVEADAVLGAERVRDGDVVLALESSGLHSNGFSLVRHILASRGIGLTEHSDDLGGVVAEVLLEPTRLYTAPLLAVLGDERTSGAVHSLSHVTGGGIAANLARVLPRGSWVEVDRSTWSPALVFRALSGLAGTSLESSEGTWNLGIGFFAVVDAASAGAVADLLTAGGIPTWPVGTVSTTQRDLAGFEQGAKGVDGGAVRLVGAYAD
- the purF gene encoding amidophosphoribosyltransferase, whose amino-acid sequence is MCGIVGIVSHEPVNQQVYDSLLLLQHRGQDSTGIATVDGSTVHIKKAKGQVREAFRTRDMRSLLGTVGLGHVRYATKGDAANEHEAQPFYVNAPYGIVLVHNGNLTNTRELADDLFHVDRRHVNSTSDTEMLLNVLATELQGQVSGLDLDPDQVFAAVSQVHERVEGSYAAIAMIAGHGLLAFRDPFGIRPLVLGRRAAGLVGDEWIVASESLVLEASGYEVVREIAPGEAVFIAMNGEFYSRQCAKEPRLVPCSFEYVYLARPDSIMNGISVYEARLRLGNRLADTIAKYTPAGDIDVVMPIPDSSRPAAMQVAQKLGVEYREGFYKNRYVGRTFIMPGQAERKKSVRQKLNAMSSEFKGKNILIVDDSIVRGTTSKEIVDMARMAGANKVTFTSAAPPVRYPHVYGINMPTRRELIAAGRKIPEIARELGADHLIYQEVEDMESAIIEGSNVTNLEMSCFTGDYVTGTVSQEYLDWVERTQLS
- a CDS encoding NUDIX domain-containing protein, encoding MRGVDEPDGRGRTGLDAVGRDLSGNPRVRIVDVEVLSTDWHVTRATTLEVQDAAGEWTTQRRETYDRGNGATILLYDAERRTVLLTRQFRFPAYVNGHPDGMLVETAAGLLDDDSPETAIRREAEEETGVVLGEVEHVFDAYMSPGSVTERLHFFAAPYVAGGLDGTRAGLEAEGEDIEVLELDVDDAVAEIGSSIIDAKTIMLLQWSVLSGPFAR
- a CDS encoding TIGR02611 family protein, giving the protein MDDPRASDGRLPADVAQDIEGGEDPRHPLRRLLARLRRRIDRYPRLRTVYRVVVGIIGGSVAVLGLALVPLPGPGWLVVFLGLAVLGTEFAWARRSAARLKRLLARFWAWWRARRDRTRTSPADGAG
- a CDS encoding DUF3073 domain-containing protein; amino-acid sequence: MGRGRQKAKHTKIARELKSYSPDVNYDALERELTGHAHEGYSDEEIAKWSEYASDGSDESKRA
- a CDS encoding LacI family DNA-binding transcriptional regulator gives rise to the protein MPPEAGKGRAPNIRDVAALAGVSYQTVSRVLNDSEKIRPETKRRVLAAIEESGFRPNQAARALVTSKSGTIGVLSTHQYAHYGPQTMVHAMEVAADLAGYRLALVTTGSTPETIVEALDRLVRQAVEALIVVAPKVSVFEAIEDSSLDLPLVTLDSSIHNKRPGRAHSFAVDQYEGARMATRHLIELGHRSIIHLAGPQDWIEADERMQGFLFELSENDLPVRAPILGELSADFGYRAGLELVRRRDFSAVFAANDQMALGLLHAFRDEGLSVPHDVSVVGFDDIPDAAHYLPPLTTVRQDFAAVGRRAVELVIRELDSGGSGGVEFISPTLMVRESTSPPPAHWR
- the mmsA gene encoding multiple monosaccharide ABC transporter ATP-binding protein, with product MVDEPVILEMRSITKEFPGVKALSDVSIAVRAGEIHAICGENGAGKSTLMKVLSGVYPFGTYEGDIVFQAQEVRFKDIRSSEAAGIVIIHQELALIPELSITENIFLGNEPGRGGVINWKEAKKRAIQLLARVGLRDDPDTLVKDIGVGKQQLVEIAKALNKDVKLLILDEPTAALNENDSQHLLDLILGLKGKGIASIMISHKLNEIERIADSITIIRDGKTIETLDVRGGDVNEDRIIRGMVGRSLQSRFPDRTPHVGEVLFEVRDWTVQHPLVPERLVCRNESFTVRKGEIVGFAGLMGAGRTELAMSIFGRSYGNFVSGQVFKEGREIQLRNVSEAIDHGLAYVSEDRKSLGLNLLDDIKRSVVSAKLSKISRGQVVDDFKEHSIADDYRKSLRIKTPTVDEGVSKLSGGNQQKVVLAKWMFTDPDLLILDEPTRGIDVGAKFEIYGIIQQLAAQGKGVIVISSELPELIGLSDRIYTIFEGQITNEFTAAEAEPETLMKSMTSTNKKAAAA